Proteins found in one Ischnura elegans chromosome 11, ioIscEleg1.1, whole genome shotgun sequence genomic segment:
- the LOC124168015 gene encoding uncharacterized protein LOC124168015 — protein MDMETLEDEVGIRYNLVRGRERLILPPEKWKYVCQAVDDLGTTRLMLAAREGSRDYVDFLLKCGAEVNAVDRRGLRAVDHSLAGNNLEVTLLLLQWDSLLPFSMKEDPNKTLDDLKSDGIGQFFVERDGFHKMLIEGTPDSVEEYLKKADNKRDAPRYWVNSHGLSALYVAGNAEKFDVWALLRASGFAYANSDEEESMKCFENDDAFHFAIGKYFVPLTGCHVQKMVAKSMVYLREGEDSEEFGEKVEQYFREIDKVEFGSEILMCLQDDDSLEIVFDFSSTDVQNMHPTNMVCHIYGLTDLKMDRIYVAAMESSEFDHSDVVSNLMHELTHQVLALVFKNQGLPFKMGDLDTELKYRDVIEKVMCEERLKKCDRIIQRAAGTLPEMSLELIVRVPEMMVKYMILGNELSESLDGLCQLREQAPELLNFYAEYVAPAIRQHISGNRSANMVARSQVLRYFKLLSTVYDKNISVSPSYDKSVQTCQHNKLAVMKVSNLKLAVSHLKLSFGDDITVVDWSKFQAAGEYFSYAVCRGEIKKLALVWDQKDQQPFFCRATSICSKWECMARKLESLVHRIIFVIPKEFYCLPNGTDIDYAWNDLSDTTKDWILEKVVDFGGFCTTIRSLISSMVDTEDIGNNVKTFFGVDEISTVIDEQVLLGKPFESLLQKRKELLHSHPECFVPRKLRVSRIEFSMEFFKKRTKDVFFFCNVEERYLVEAGFNQVHVWDGTIVPEGIRCIIIVEITTSLAEELGRISGRIRGNWHFAHFFTRVRERFIHDCSLKWSQVLENPENIKWECTGYDILKCSNSGQSEAYVISDVPGSGKSVFMNETARILKKKQPHCWVGVVDLPLHEERIKSWSEAEMVSYPQMAVDLVYELLKAGSTSIEKRVFNTLCHIKGRVIIIFDAFDEICPNYKLKVMALLKSLTRVMDAKLCIATRTHESSDLEDGLFTLAYSFVPFDRSEQIKFLDAEWNASLKMLPCEERAEKVHSITASLQSHYDSVIECGIASLLEDLKMLANVREKSRFKPVSFVKLAEILIAGGKFVAQGEVDFSETPLHAWMFASVAFEENFNFPNSLSLPQLYKRFVDLKIKLYSKEKAKALDYVAGDSKEALFKVTAYELLKKFSVFYFLEEKEHKLTMHELPHILRIGIVVERSGSVMFVHKTFGEYLFSLWLLEKAKKRKVTLAWLQQVLLDGKFEKVRQFIDSLLCSEYEKKLSRDFVELSDWKVSSLCRSAIPSVDRLVEAIQKCLYTSIVEHHEGILRYLLENSRETASEVIFSTPLWDIKTLPIQLPNVPGMKCRNSINLCGHCIKQSTMQVYSQQRQLPLQHLKLLSSLLRVVENYRLTSFLNRFIAEDGLWWMGISESSLWKETAGKEHFVAMFDYLAKHGNAFPVTMKENIFDNGELITNIAVHAFFALVSLSNIVFSNESFLEYISEKDSFSLAWKGVIEKCGVDEVQGMWRYLEKRLVTSGRRKEFLSRKDRKERGPLFAAFRNFSHPNTLPFVWQLFQDELNESECKKFLFDGFSGVQDPYTTVSEAFVDWLQGLFSSGYLNVMEVAQLLLSTDKSGSQYFLLSFHNYQSPRVVYMLQEILFAGCNSFKEVMQSMGVQCVDLAPLCFKSTSWLRIDESFESVIQAGYSKFFDAMAQYHPFVVAVNCDHKGYLTNTFHWNKVRVKGIMLKAYVVLLWRQLCLVHRILGKEYVLRFLKKEWSSIYFLFPEVLMQAGCGENILRKTDSILLSSFISVVSSILSKAEVAELLFSIDCDRRDTGFHWAMFQDDAWAFLALYDGARWAVGEDALWMVHSVPLDDVTETVLEVLQKKSALFDHV, from the coding sequence ATGGACATGGAGACTTTAGAGGATGAGGTGGGAATCAGATACAACCTGGTACGAGGTAGGGAGAGATTAATCCTTCCACCTGAGAAATGGAAGTATGTTTGCCAGGCAGTCGACGACTTGGGAACCACTCGGTTGATGTTGGCGGCAAGAGAAGGCTCCAGAGATTACGTTGACTTTCTTCTGAAATGCGGGGCAGAAGTTAATGCGGTGGACAGGAGAGGACTGAGAGCAGTTGATCATTCCTTGGCTGGCAATAATCTGGAAGTGACTCTATTACTTCTTCAATGGGACTCCCTTCTTCCATTTTCCATGAAGGAAGATCCCAATAAAACATTGGATGACCTGAAGAGTGATGGAATTGGACAATTTTTTGTGGAGAGGGATGGATTTCATAAGATGCTAATAGAGGGAACACCAGACTCTGTTGAGGAATATTTGAAGAAAGCTGATAATAAACGTGATGCTCCAAGATATTGGGTCAATTCTCATGGATTATCAGCATTGTATGTAGCTGGTAATGCAGAGAAATTTGATGTTTGGGCTTTGCTTAGAGCCTCAGGTTTTGCATATGCCAACAGTGATGAGGAGGAGTCAATGAAATGCTTTGAGAATGATGATGCTTTCCACTttgctattggaaagtattttgtTCCACTTACTGGCTGTCATGTGCAGAAGATGGTGGCCAAGTCGATGGTGTATTTAAGGGAAGGAGAAGACTCGGAAGAATTTGGAGAAAAGGTGGAGCAGTACTTTCGGGAAATAGATAAGGTAGAATTTGGGTCTGAAATTCTCATGTGTCTTCAGGATGATGACTCCTTAGAGATAGTATTTGATTTTTCATCTACTGACGTTCAAAATATGCACCCTACAAATATGGTATGTCATATTTATGGATTGACAGACTTGAAGATGGACAGGATATATGTGGCTGCAATGGAATCAAGTGAATTTGATCATTCTGACGTGGTAAGCAATTTGATGCATGAGTTAACCCATCAAGTTCTGGCTCTTGTATTCAAGAATCAAGGACTTCCTTTTAAAATGGGGGACTTGGATACTGAGTTGAAATACCGAGATGTTATTGAGAAGGTAATGTGTGAAGAACGTTTGAAGAAGTGTGACAGGATAATTCAGAGGGCTGCTGGCACACTTCCAGAGATGTCTCTTGAGTTAATTGTTAGAGTCCCTGAGATGATGGTGAAATACATGATTTTAGGCAATGAACTCAGTGAGTCACTAGATGGACTTTGCCAGTTGAGGGAGCAGGCTCCAGAGCTGCTAAATTTCTATGCTGAGTATGTGGCTCCAGCAATCAGACAACACATTTCTGGGAACAGATCAGCCAACATGGTTGCGAGAAGTCAGGTACTTAGGTACTTCAAGTTGTTGTCAACTGTCTATGATAAAAATATCAGTGTCAGTCCTTCCTATGATAAATCTGTCCAGACTTGTCAGCATAACAAGCTGGCTGTAATGAAGGTATCCAACTTGAAACTAGCTGTCAGCCACTTGAAATTGTCCTTTGGAGATGATATAACTGTGGTGGATTGGTCAAAGTTCCAGGCAGCCGGTGAATATTTCAGCTATGCTGTTTGCCgtggagaaataaagaaattggCTCTGGTATGGGATCAGAAAGATCAGCAGCCGTTCTTCTGTCGTGCAACCTCTATTTGTAGTAAATGGGAGTGCATGGCTAGGAAGCTGGAATCATTGGTTCACAGGATAATTTTTGTGATCCCCAAGGAATTTTATTGTCTGCCTAATGGAACTGACATTGACTATGCCTGGAATGACTTGTCAGACAccactaaggattggatattggAAAAGGTGGTTGATTTTGGTGGTTTTTGCACAACCATTCGAAGCTTGATCAGCAGCATGGTGGATACTGAAGACATAGGGAATAATGTGAAGACATTTTTTGGTGTGGATGAAATTTCGACAGTAATTGATGAGCAGGTTCTGTTGGGAAAGCCATTTGAATCATTGCTGCAGAAGAGGAAAGAACTTCTGCACAGTCACCCGGAATGCTTTGTTCCTCGCAAGCTTAGAGTAAGTCGCATTGAGTTTAGCATGGAGTTTTTCAAGAAAAGGACCAaggatgtttttttcttttgcaatgtGGAAGAAAGGTACCTTGTGGAAGCTGGCTTCAACCAGGTGCATGTTTGGGATGGAACAATTGTCCCTGAAGGCATACGTTGCATAATTATTGTTGAGATAACCACTAGTTTGGCTGAGGAGCTCGGAAGGATTTCTGGTAGAATTAGAGGAAATTGGCACTTTGCCCATTTTTTCACTCGGGTGAGAGAGAGATTTATTCATGACTGTTCTCTGAAGTGGTCTCAAGTTTTGGAAAATCCAGAAAATATCAAATGGGAATGCACAggatatgatattttaaaatgcagCAATTCTGGACAAAGTGAAGCATACGTTATATCTGATGTGCCGGGAAGTGGCAAGTCTGTTTTCATGAATGAGACAGCTCGCATCTTGAAGAAGAAGCAGCCTCATTGCTGGGTTGGAGTAGTTGACCTTCCTCTTCATGAAGAACGGATCAAAAGCTGGAGCGAGGCTGAAATGGTAAGCTATCCTCAAATGGCTGTGGACTTAGTCTATGAATTGTTGAAGGCAGGGAGTACATCCATCGAGAAGAGAGTATTCAACACCCTCTGCCATATCAAAGGAAGAGTTATCATAATTTTTGATGCCTTTGATGAAATATGCCCAAATTACAAACTAAAAGTTATGGCACTCCTTAAGTCTCTGACTCGTGTCATGGATGCAAAGCTGTGTATTGCAACTAGGACCCATGAGTCATCTGATTTGGAAGATGGCCTGTTCACATTGGCATACTCATTTGTTCCTTTTGATCGATCTGAACAAATTAAGTTTCTAGATGCGGAATGGAATGCTTCCCTCAAGATGTTGCCTTGTGAAGAGAGAGCAGAAAAAGTTCACTCTATTACAGCAAGTCTTCAGTCTCACTACGACTCGGTAATTGAATGTGGAATTGCGTCCTTGTTGGAAGACCTCAAAATGCTTGCGAATGTGAGAGAAAAATCTCGCTTTAAGCCAGTTAGTTTTGTGAAGCTTGCTGAGATTTTGATAGCAGGTGGAAAGTTTGTTGCCCAGGGTGAAGTAGATTTCTCAGAAACTCCTCTTCATGCTTGGATGTTTGCATCTGTGGCTTTTGAAGAGAACTTCAACTTTCCAAATTCTTTGAGCCTACCTCAGTTGTACAAAAGGTTTGTTGATTTGAAGATTAAACTTTACAGCAAAGAAAAGGCAAAAGCTCTTGATTATGTTGCTGGAGATAGTAAGGAGGCATTATTCAAGGTGACTGCATATGAATTACTTAAGAAGTTCTCAGTTTTCTATTTCCTAGAAGAAAAAGAACATAAACTGACAATGCATGAACTGCCTCACATACTGCGAATTGGGATTGTTGTCGAAAGATCTGGATCTGTGATGTTTGTTCACAAGACTTTTGGGGAGTACTTGTTCTCCCTTTGGTTGTTAGAAAAGGCCAAGAAAAGAAAAGTGACATTGGCATGGTTGCAGCAGGTGTTGCTTGAtgggaaatttgaaaaagttcGCCAGTTCATTGACAGCCTGTTATGTTCAGAGTATGAAAAGAAGCTGTCTAGAGATTTCGTGGAGTTAAGTGACTGGAAAGTATCGTCCTTATGCAGGTCAGCCATTCCTTCTGTGGACAGGCTTGTTGAGGCTATACAGAAGTGCCTGTACACCAGCATAGTTGAACATCATGAGGGCATTCTTCGCTACTTGTTGGAAAATTCCAGGGAGACAGCTTCAGAAGTGATCTTCAGTACACCTTTGTGGGATATAAAAACCTTGCCAATACAACTGCCTAACGTCCCTGGGATGAAATGCCGGAATTCGATCAACCTTTGTGGCCACTGTATCAAGCAGAGCACAATGCAGGTATATTCCCAGCAGCGACAACTACCACTGCAACACCTTAAACTTCTTTCTTCTTTACTTCGTGTTGTGGAAAATTATAGACTGACATCTTTCCTAAACCGTTTCATAGCAGAAGATGGATTGTGGTGGATGGGTATCAGTGAATCATCTCTTTGGAAGGAAACAGCAggaaaagaacattttgttgctATGTTCGACTATCTTGCCAAGCATGGAAATGCCTTTCCAGTGACAATGAAGGAGAATATCTTTGACAATGGGGAACTCATTACCAATATTGCTGTCCATGCATTTTTTGCTCTTGTTTCACTTTCCAATATTGTCTTCAGTAATGAAAGCTTTCTGGAATACATTTCAGAGAAGGATAGCTTTTCCCTTGCTTGGAAGGGTGTTATTGAAAAGTGCGGTGTGGAtgaagtccaggggatgtggagATACTTGGAGAAAAGGCTAGTCACCAGTGGAAGGAGGAAAGAGTTTCTGAGCAGGAAAGATAGAAAGGAAAGAGGCCCCTTGTTTGCTGCCTTTAGGAACTTTTCTCATCCCAACACTCTTCCTTTTGTTTGGCAATTGTTCCAGGATGAATTGAATGAAAGTGAATGCAAAAAGTTCTTGTTTGATGGCTTTTCTGGTGTGCAGGACCCATATACAACAGTCTCGGAGGCTTTTGTGGATTGGCTGCAGGGTCTCTTTAGCTCAGGCTACCTAAATGTGATGGAAGTTGCTCAGCTGTTGCTGAGCACTGACAAATCAGGAAGTCAGTACTTCTTGTTGAGCTTCCACAACTATCAGTCCCCTCGTGTGGTGTACATGCTTCAGGAAATTCTCTTTGCTGGCTGTAATAGTTTCAAGGAAGTCATGCAGAGTATGGGGGTACAGTGTGTTGACCTTGCTCCCTTGTGCTTCAAGTCCACTAGTTGGTTGAGAATCGATGAGTCATTTGAATCAGTCATTCAGGCTGGGTATTCTAAGTTCTTTGATGCCATGGCACAGTACCATCCGTTTGTTGTGGCAGTGAATTGTGACCATAAAGGATACCTAACCAACACTTTCCACTGGAATAAGGTGAGGGTCAAGGGAATCATGTTGAAAGCATATGTTGTGTTGCTCTGGAGGCAATTGTGTCTTGTGCACAGGATATTGGGGAAGGAGTATGTTTTGAGGTTCCTGAAGAAGGAGTGGTCATCTATCTACTTCCTGTTCCCTGAAGTGTTAATGCAGGCGGGCtgtggagaaaatattttgagaaagacAGATTCAATTCTTCTCTCCAGTTTTATCTCCGTTGTGTCCAGCATTTTGTCAAAGGCAGAGGTGGCTGAACTTCTCTTCAGCATTGATTGTGACCGCAGGGACACTGGCTTCCATTGGGCCATGTTTCAGGATGATGCATGGGCCTTCCTGGCTCTGTATGATGGTGCACGGTGGGCAGTCGGAGAGGATGCATTGTGGATGGTACATTCAGTGCCTTTGGATGATGTGACTGAGACAGTTCTTGAAGTTCTTCAAAAGAAATCTGCTCTGTTTGATCATGTTTGA